In Thermothelomyces thermophilus ATCC 42464 chromosome 2, complete sequence, a single window of DNA contains:
- a CDS encoding Ferritin/ribonucleotide reductase-like-protein, with product MPSFRKTLGIAMAGLAAVSSALPALPKLSKDQMRIYEHAKRQNEAAAALGLNDIDILQFALTLEWLEATFYQQGFAKFPATDFQALGLDQQQIDALLKVGKTEQEHVVLLQSAIAQAGVQPVQPCTYKFGFTDAAGMVATAAVLENVGVSAYLGAAALLSSGSILTTAGSILTVEARHQTFIRAASGSIPVPQAFDTPLSPRQVFSLAAPFIESCPEGSNLILTAFPALAMPEGASPKAVAAGATVQLRSDAAASATHCAFTTGGIPGGTTFTPFDQAAGCVVPEGLAGITYVNLASAAPLNGVLTDDIIVAGPMVMQVS from the exons ATGCCTTCGTTCAGGAAGACTCTTGGGATTGCAATGGCGGGTCTGGCGGCCGTCTCATCGGCACTACCAGCGCTTCCAAAGTTGAGCAAGGACCAGATGAGGATATACGAGCACGCAAAGCGTCAAAAtgaggctgcggcggcgctggGTCTTAACGATATCGACATCCTGCAATT TGCACTCACGCTCGAGTGGCTTGAAGCGACCTTTTACCAGCAAGGGTTCGCCAAGTTCCCAGCAACCGATTTCCAAGCGCTCGGCCTCGACCAGCAACAGATCGACGCCCTCCTCAAGGTCGGCAAGACAGAACAGGAGCATGTCGTGCTCCTGCAGAGCGCCATCGCCCAGGCAGGCGTCCAGCCCGTGCAGCCGTGCACCTATAaatttggcttcaccgacgccgccggcatGGTCGCTACggccgccgttctcgagAACGTTGGCGTATCCGCCTacctcggcgccgccgccctcctctcgtccggttccatCCTCACCACCGCCGGCTCCATCCTCACCGTCGAGGCCCGCCACCAGACCTTCATCCGGGCCGCCTCGGGCAGCATCCCCGTACCCCAGGCCTTCGACACCCCGCTCTCGCCCCGCCAAGTCTTCTCCCTCGCCGCCCCCTTCATCGAGAGCTGCCCGGAGGGCTCCAACCTCATCCTGACCGCCTTCCCCGCGCTCGCCATGCCCGAAGGCGCCTCCCCCAAGGCGGTCGCCGCGGGTGCCACCGTCCAGCTGCGcagcgacgccgccgcctcggctACCCACTGCGCCTTCACCACCGGCGGCATCCCCGGCGGCACCACTTTCACCCCCTTCGACCAGGCTGCCGGCTGCGTCGTACCCGAGGGCCTGGCCGGCATCACCTACGTCAACCTGGCCAGCGCCGCCCCGCTCAACGGCGTGCTCACCGACGACATCATCGTGGCTGGGCCCATGGTGATGCAAGTCTCGTAA